In the genome of candidate division TA06 bacterium, one region contains:
- a CDS encoding tetratricopeptide repeat protein — MYNNLGLSYQLEGDWDKALEYQKKALSMYEKMKNKYKIPFSYTNLGKIYFLKGDHSLAKEYYQKGIEIVEERKITGILPELYYGLGELSLRLNDLEKALILAKKALECASKEEDKLQIGCANRLLGIICREERKWQEAQKWLEESIAIFERLRVPYELGQGYLEIGRLERDRGNIQLSQDFFKRAREIFEKLGAKKDLEKINKELK, encoded by the coding sequence ATGTATAATAATCTAGGGCTTAGCTATCAATTAGAGGGAGACTGGGATAAGGCCTTGGAATATCAAAAGAAAGCTTTAAGTATGTATGAAAAGATGAAGAACAAGTATAAAATTCCTTTTTCATACACAAACTTAGGAAAGATTTATTTTCTCAAAGGGGACCACAGTTTGGCTAAAGAATATTATCAAAAAGGAATAGAAATCGTCGAGGAGAGAAAAATTACTGGAATATTACCTGAGCTTTACTACGGCTTAGGAGAACTTTCCCTTCGGCTTAATGATTTAGAGAAGGCTTTAATTCTAGCCAAGAAAGCCCTTGAATGTGCTTCCAAGGAAGAAGATAAACTACAAATAGGCTGTGCTAATAGGCTACTAGGGATAATTTGCCGAGAGGAGAGAAAATGGCAAGAGGCGCAGAAGTGGTTAGAGGAGAGTATTGCTATTTTCGAAAGATTAAGAGTTCCCTACGAACTTGGACAGGGTTACTTAGAAATTGGTCGCTTGGAAAGAGATAGAGGTAATATTCAACTAAGCCAAGATTTCTTTAAACGCGCCAGAGAAATTTTCGAAAAGTTAGGGGCCAAAAAGGATTTAGAAAAGATAAATAAAGAATTAAAATAA